CAAATTAGAAACAATTTCAGGATTTCGTTTTTCTAATTCTTCAATCGTAATGCCATATTGTTTCGCTATAGAATATTTTGTTTCTTTAGGAAGGACTTCATGATAAATCACTTTCTCTGGAATTGACGGAAGTGTTTTTATTTCATTATCTGAGGGAATTGCAAGAATTTGACCTATTTGTAAACCGTCTTTTTCAAGAAAAGGATTGGCTTTTTTTAAGGCTTCATCCGAAACATTGTATTTTTTTTCGATACCAAATAAAGTCTCTTTAGGAGCTACTTCATGTGTTTTGGCTTTTGAAATAGGTTTAGAGCTGACATTTGAAATTTGTTTGATTTTAGTATTGGGAATTAACAAAATTCTATTGGGCTGCAAACCGCTTTGTGCATCTGGATTTAACTGATAAATATCAAAAGGAGTTACCTTATATTTTTGAGCAATCTGATTAATAGTTTCCCCTTTTTCCACCTTATGAGTTAAATTCTTTTCTTGTGCAAAAAGACTGTAAGTAAACAATAAACCAACCATACAAATCGTAAAAAAATACTTCATCCTTTTATTTATAAAATTATTCAATTAATAACAATTGAACGGTATCAAATTTTATTCCAAAATCTGATACCGTCCTTAATAACCATTAAAAAACTAATGACTTTTTAATGCATAAAACTATTGTTCTATTCCCATTCTATTGTGGCTGGTGGTTTCGAGCTGATATCATAAACAACACGATTCACTCCTTTTACTTTATTGATAATATCATTTGATACTTTCATCAAGAAATCGTAAGGTAAATGTACCCAGTCAGCAGTCATTCCGTCAGTAGATTCTACTGCGCGCAATGCAACTACTTTTTCATACGTACGTTCATCACCCATAACACCAACACTATTTACAGGAAGCAAAATTGCTCCAGCTTGCCAAACTTTGTCATACAATCCCCAAGATTTCAATCCGTCGATAAAAACCTTATCTACATCTTGTAAAATTTGTACTTTTTCTAAAGTAATATCTCCTAAAATACGGATAGACAATCCTGGTCCTGGGAAAGGATGTCTTCCTAACAATTCTGGATCAATTCCTAAAGTTGCTCCTACTCTACGCACTTCATCTTTAAAAAGCATACGCAAAGGCTCAACAATTTTCAATTTCATATAATCAGGTAAACCACCCACATTGTGGTGCGATTTAATTGTTGCCGATGGTCCTTTTACAGAAACCGATTCGATAACATCAGGATATATTGTCCCTTGGGCTAACCAAGTAACATCTTCAATTTTATGTGACTCATCATCAAAAACTTCGATAAAAGCATTTCCGATGGCTTTTCTTTTCAATTCTGGATCTGTAACTCCTGCTAAAGCATCATAAAAACGTTGAGAAGCATCCACTCCTTTTACATTCAAGCCCATTCCTTCGTATTGATCTAAAACACTTTGGAATTCATTTTTACGAAGCAAACCATTATTTACAAAAATACAATACAGGTTTTTTCCGATTGCTTTGTTCAATAAAACCGCTGCTACAGTTGAATCTACACCTCCTGAAAGACCTAAAACGACTTTATCGTTTCCGATTTTTTCTTTCATTTCAGCCACGATTTCTTCAACGAAAGCATTCGGCGTAAAATTTTGTGGTACTTCGGCAATTTTGACTAGGAAGTTTTCTAACATTTTTGATCCATCTGTAGAATGGAAAACTTCAGGATGGTATTGAATTGCATAGGTAGTTTCGCCTTCAATTTTGTAAGCTGCAAATTCCACATCATGCGTACTTGCTAGTTTTACTCCATTTGTTGGCAAAGCTTTAATACTATCACTATGACTCATCCAAACTTGACTATTCTCAGAAACTCCTTCAAAGAAAATTTCATCTTCTTTTATATAAGACAAATTGGCTCTACCATATTCTCTGGTGTTTGAAGCAGCTACTTCACCTCCACTAAAATGAGATAAATATTGTGCACCGTAACAAACAGCTAACATAGGAAGTTTACCTCTAATTTGAGATAAATCAGGATGTGGTGCATCTTCTCCGCGAACAGAAAAAGGGCTACCTCCAAGAATTACTGCTTTATAAGGTGATAAATCACTAGGAAAGTGATTGTAAGGGAAAATTTCGCAGAATATATTTAATTCGCGAACTCTACGCGCAATAAGCTGAGTATATTGCGATCCGAAATCTAAAATAAGTACGTTGTGTTGCATGCGCAAAAATACTTTTTATATTCGGAATTGAAAAATTGAATTTTAAAAATTTTTATTTTTATTCTGTAAAGATTTTTTCAATTGCTATAAATATAAATTTCTATTGGAATCAATATTCTTTAAACTATACCATTTAACATAATAGCCACTATTTAAAAACAAATAGGCTGTCATAAAAAAGAACAGCCTATTTGTTTTTATTAAACTTCTTATTTAATAAATCCTTATTGTATTATTGCCTAATATGGTTGAATAATATCTCCAGTTACGTAATAACGTCTTTCACCGTTAACAATAGCCACAATTAGTTTAACGATACCGCCAGCAGGAATAGAAAAATCACCCGAGCCTTGTGGAGTTAAAACGCTATAAAATGATGCTTCAAATCCGGCGTAAATTAATATATTATTTGGATATGAATTAGTATTACTATTTATAAAAGTACATGTAAAACCATCTGATAATTGACTAAAATCATAACTGGTATTACCTGTTAAATAAATAATTTTTCCTGACTCCATGTCTGTTAATAGAGCTGAAATGTTTTGTCCATTTACTGTGGGAGCAATACTACTATCAATAAAAGGATCGCTCCAAGTTGAATTTCCTACGCCATCGGTTGTTAAAACCTGATTAGGCATACCAACTATGTTTGGATACGTAACAGCACCAGTGGTTAGTTGACCAGTTGTTTTAACTGCCGTAACTTGTTCATTACCTAATTGAATTGAATTATTACCAAGAACAGTTGCTCCATAACCTATAGCTGTAGCATTTTCAATCTCACCGGAACCGCCATTAGTATTTACACCTATCAAAGTATTATGAGATCCTGTGGAAAGAGCACTCCCTGAACCAAATCCAAAAGCGGTATTGTATGACCCTTCTGTATTTATTAATAGAGAACTTTGACCAATAGCGGTATTATATTCTCCAAATGTGTTGACAGCAAGTGTATTCCTACCTATGGCCATATTTGAATCTAAATTATTTCCTCCCTTATCTATAGTTATTCCATTAACTGTTAGTGAACCACTAATGGTAGTTTTTCCATTTTTTAAAACTACCAATGCATTACTTGGAGTTTCAATTGTGCCATTTCCAATCACAAACAAACGATCATTCGGGTCAAATAAAGATACTGAGCTTGGAGTATAATCCGTATTATGTGTTCCAACAACAGTTTCTACATAAGATCTAGCTTTAGTAAAGTATCCCATAGCAGTAGAAATATTACCACTAGCCAAGTTACCATCTCCCATTGTAGTAGCAATTTCTCCACTAGCTGTAGTATTATATCCCATCGCAGTAGACGTATTCCCAGTGGCTGTGGTAAGATTACCCATTGCAATAGAAATATTACCACTGGCAATACTTTTATTACCCAATGCAGTAGAAAATACTCCAATATTATCATCATCCCATTGCGTACCATTCACATAACCAGCTCTAAAGGCTGCTTTCTTAGGATACCACATCATTCGAGTTCCTTCACCAAGGGAAGATGCTGTGCCTGTACCAAAATTACCTGTTGCTAATAAACCATCAATACTATTAAACGTTTTTTTACCAGCAATAGTCTGGTCAGTTGTTAAATCCACAAAGTTTTTCTCAGCAGATCCTGTACCTCCATTTTCTACAGGCAAAATACCGCTGTAAGCCGAAGCACTTGATGTTTCCCAAGTTGCATTTCCAGCACCATCGGTTGTTAAAACCTGATTAGCTGTACCATCAATGTTAGGATACGTAACAGTACCAACTTTCAAGTTGTTTATGACCGCATCTTTTACGACAGCACCGTTTTTAGATAATCCTTGTGCCGCCATAAAATTTACTAGCACCAAACTTATAAAAACTAAAATATTTTTTTTCATGTATCTTCTATGTTAATTTTTATAATTAAACTTCATAATTTTTTTTTGTTTCTTATTTACTGATTGCTAACAACTCCGAGCACTATAAAACTAACCCCAACTCCGTACGCCGTTCCTTGTTGTTAAAAACTACGAACCAGTACGACTTTAAAATTTGCAGCAGCGTAAGTTTTGGTAATATTAGAAACAACACATGAGTTATCCCATACTATATCTATATTAGCACCGTTAGGGGTAGATGACATCATCATACCGAAGCCGGCACCAGTTTGGCAAATTTTCTGTGCTTCAGTAAAATTAGGCAAACGCCAATCACTATATCCATTAAGAACTGCGGTATTCGCATTTGGTATAGTAGTGCTTATTACGGTATTGTAACTCACATTACTAGCGTAAATACCCGTTCTTATAAGACCATGTTGTATTCCGTCACTACCTGGCGCACTAAGATAAAAAATTGTTCCTCCCTGATATGTATCTCCAACTACTTTAGGCGGCGGCAAAGGGCTATCCATAAGTTCGCCATAGCTACTTATACTTTTTCCAGATCCTATTTTACCATTACTATCTATAGACACTGCAGGATTCGAAATTTTACTTCCATTGATACTAATCCCATTATTTCTAGCAATAACACTATTAGACGATGTGGCAATCGCTCCTGTACAATTATTAGTATTGCTATAATTGATGCTCACTATTTTCGATCCGTTTGTCAACCACTTCAACACAAGTGTATTATCTGACGAAGTCCCTCCTGAAGTAATTGTATAATCTGTATTTATAACTCCTGGAATTGTCCAAATATAATTCGTTTGACCTGATTGCGTAGTATAAGTTACATCTGTATTAATTACTACTATTGCACCAGCTTGTGTAGTAAAAGAGGGAACTGGCAGAACATTAACAGCTACTGCTTGAGAAATACAACTCGTATTTACATTATAGCCTTTTCGGTTAGCATAATAGGTAGTCGTTGCAGTAGGTGCAACAGTAATAGACGAACCGGTACCAATAATAGGAGCAGAACTTAATTCTATAAAATCAAGATCTAGAGTAGCACCAGATAGTGTTGCATAATCATATCGAATCCCTGTAATATTTCCTCCTGTAGCCCAAAGAGCGTGTGTCGACATATCTACAGAAACCGTATGCCATTGATTGTCTGAAACCAATGTCTTATTTAAATATTTAGATCCTGTTGCAGTTACATCAGTACTATTCAAAAAAAACATTTGTGCTTCTCCTGCAGTACCCGAAACAACCCGATAGCGAAAATTAATATATTTATAAACCGTTGGGTCAAAAGAACCTAGATTATACATTTCGATTTCTGGATCTACACTGGTGGTAGTTACATTCAGTATTCCATTTAAGTTTGAATTTACTGTAGTCTGGTAGGTTACGGTTGGTTGAGTATTAAAACCTTGATAAAAAGCATCTCCACCACAAGCTCCTTCATACCAAACATCTACCCCATCCGTCCCTGTACTTCCTCCTGAAGATGTCAACGTTGTACTTGTACCAGCACATACACTAGCCGTTCCTGAAATATTAGTTGGAGCAGTTGTTGGTTGCGCAAAAATTGAGATTTCGTCAATACTACCTGATCGGATATTGATATCTAATTTATCAAATGCTGGAGCAAAACTTGTAGCCGAAGCATCAGAAATTGGTGGATTAGAATAATTAAAAGTAGATAAGTTAGGATTTACCCACATGTCTGTTTTATTCAAATTATAATCAATACGAACGATTACCATATTTTGCGCACTCAAACTTGCTGAAGAAGAACTTAAATTAGCGCTAGGGGAACAAATAGACATTAGAGATCCTGATTGAGCTCCAATTACACCTGTTAATACTGCTCCATTATAAAGTCTAATTGTTGGTGTTCCAAATCCTCCATTTGCTTCAAAAACAGATATGAATTGAAAGTAAACCACTCCTCTATCTTGCAATGGAAATGATCTTCCTATTGCAGCAATTTGATTACAAGTTCCTCCATAACAAGTGGCGTCAAAATCAGCTTTTAAACCAGAAGTTGTTAATCCCGAATAAGTAAAGCCAGTTGCTGAAATCTTTAAATATTCTTGGTTATAGGTTTTTACCCAACTACCGCTCCAACCAGCACCTCCGTTGGCATTCAGTAATGAAGTACCAGAGGTATAATCAAATCCTTCATAAGCAACAAGATTAAAACCTGATGGAGTTTGCGCTGTGACAGAAACTACCGTTAATAAAAAAATAAGACTAAAAATAATATTTATAGAGAACTTTGATAGTGAAATGTTTTGCATAATTTTTTTATTTAATTAATCTGTACCAAAAAGGTCAATATTTTTATTTTATTAACGTATCCAAGTAGAAAACCAAGCATCTGGACTAGTTGATTGTCTTCCCATTTTAGTATCAACATACCAGTGTACGCAACTTCCATAATTATTAGAATGGTACATTTGAGGCCAACCTGTGACATCAGGATCACAACAGTTATTCCAACACCATGAGCCTGAGTCTGTAGTAAATATTGACGTCGTTAAGCTTCCATAATGCCATGTTCCTGAACCGCCAGCAACAGTAGAACTACTTCTCAATGCTCCAATGGCTAATGGATCAGTTGATGTAGTTTTGTTTGCATATGAAGAGTATGAATTACCTGCTCTTAATTGTACCGTTGTGCAGTTATTAGCTAATCCAATTACAGTAGTACGAGGTAAATATCCTTTAGAAGAAGGAGATGTAAGACTACTAACTTCAAGAGAAGTAGAAGAATTTCCTCCAACATTCAATAATGTCCACCCTCCTCCATCTGTTGTCATATCTGCATATACTTGAAAAGGAGTCCCTGAATTGATATTTGGGTTTGTTATCCAATATACCCCATCTGGAGATGATGGGAATTCTTGTTTAATATCTAAGACACTTAATGCTGCTTTTATTGATGTGAGCCCGTCTTTAGGAAGCGGTTTATCAACACTTTTTCCAAATTTATTTTTTCCTTCTCCGGCACCTTCTTCTCCATGTAAATTAACAGCCTGTAAAACGTCTGACACTAATTTTCCATATTTATTCAATACTAATGGATTCATTGTTACTACAAAAGTCTTAGTTACCACACCACCAGAATTATCATCTAATGTGATAGTAATAGTTGAAGTTCCCAACTGTCCTGAAACTGGTGTTAGTGATAGTGTCCTACTCCCTGTATTTCCTTGTAAGGTTATATTACTATTCGGAATTAATGCTGTATTACTAGAACTGGCTGTTACTGTTAAATTATTTAATGGAGTTTCTTGATCATTAATAGTAAATGCAATTGGTGAAGGTGTTGCTCCTTCTACAATAGAAATATCACTAATTGATGAAATCGTTGGATTAACGTTTATATAACTCGTATTACAAGTGAATGTAGATCCCGAAATTAAGGCTGTTGTGGCTCCTCCCCAATCTTCCATTACCATAGAAGCTATATTTACTCCAGCATTCAAATAAGTAACTCCTGAAAAAGTTCCCATCGAAGTAAAACTATCGAATCTTGTCCCTATTTGTGTTCCTCCTGTAATAGTTGGTTTGACAGGATCAGTTGTATCAATTACTCCATTAATATAAAATGAAATGGCATTATCTCCCATACCAGAGAAATTCAAATCATAGAAACCCGATTGTGCAACATTAAATGTTTGTTGAACAATCCAATTGTAATTTGCTCCTCCTCCAATTAATGCAGAGGCATCAGACTTAGGTGCAATCCAATAATAAGTAGATCCAGAAACAGTATATCCGTTTACATCTAAATATACTGGTGCCAAAGAAGATGTTTTCGGAACATAAGCGTTATAAGGCAAGGTTTCTGAATAAGAATATCCTTGGGGCAAAGTGACTATTTTCCAATTGTTATCAAGAGCCATTGCCGAAATTGGATTTGTTCCATAACCTGAACCAATAATATTTCCGCCACAAAATGCAGCAGTTGTAAAACTCAATTCTGAGCCATAAGAAGTTCCTTGCGAATTAATCGCATAAGCACGAACATAATAAGTTGTACTGGTTGTTAATCCAGTTACTGCTTGGGAAAAAGCCCCTGTTCCAGAACCTATTACTACTTTAGTATTAGCAGTAGTTGGATTAGTTGTTAAACTATATACAACCCCTCGCTCTGTAACCGTTGCTCCACCATCACTAGTAATATTTCCTCCAAGTTGAGCACTTGTATAAGTGGACGAAACTGTAGTGGTTAAAGTTGCTGTTGTAATAGGTAAATTAAAAATTACCGAATAGTTATTCGATATTTTAAATGTATTTAGCGCATAATTTATATTAACAGAGAAAAGCAATAAAAAAGATAGTAATTTTAATTTCATAGTTTTCTATTTAAGAATATATATCAAGTCGAATGTCTATAACATTATTTATTGAATCAGGATATGCAAATAATTCATAATCTTTTATTGCCTTTCTGTTTCAAAATAACAAATCTATAGCAATGTATGCTATAGATTTGTCGTTGATATTATTTAGGGTATCCTATTGTTTTATAGAAAATTTTAGTAATAATAGTCAAATTGAACTCTTTCAGTTCCAGCTAAAGCATATGTTCCATTGTTAGCTGGAATATAGGTTAACGTACTTCCACTTATACTATAAGCAGTGTTACTAATTCTCACCCCATTGATATACATTTTTACTTTACTGTTTGCTGATGGTGTTTGTGTTAAAGCAAAACTAACCTGAGCTGCAGTTGCCGTAAATTCATCTGCCACTTCTCGTACAGTAGCTGCTGGGCTTCCCCATGCAATTGTTCCAGAACCATCAGTAATTAAAACTTGACCAGTTGTTCCGTCAGTATTTGGGTAAGTAACCGCTCCTGATGTAATTTTCGCACTTGTATTTATACTAGTAACTGATGTATTTCCTAATTGAACTGTGTTACTTGTTGCAACTGATGAATTATAACCAATAGCAGTAGCATTAGTTAAATTTGCCGAAGCAACATCTGCTCCTGAACCCAATGCAGAATTCCCAATTCCTGTTGTATTTGTTAATAAAGCTATATTACCAACAGCTGTATTATAATTTCCTGTTGTATTACCAAAAAGCGCTTTACTACCATTAGCTGAATTAAAAATACCCGAAGTGTTATTAGTTAGAGA
Above is a window of Flavobacterium sp. 123 DNA encoding:
- the guaA gene encoding glutamine-hydrolyzing GMP synthase; this encodes MQHNVLILDFGSQYTQLIARRVRELNIFCEIFPYNHFPSDLSPYKAVILGGSPFSVRGEDAPHPDLSQIRGKLPMLAVCYGAQYLSHFSGGEVAASNTREYGRANLSYIKEDEIFFEGVSENSQVWMSHSDSIKALPTNGVKLASTHDVEFAAYKIEGETTYAIQYHPEVFHSTDGSKMLENFLVKIAEVPQNFTPNAFVEEIVAEMKEKIGNDKVVLGLSGGVDSTVAAVLLNKAIGKNLYCIFVNNGLLRKNEFQSVLDQYEGMGLNVKGVDASQRFYDALAGVTDPELKRKAIGNAFIEVFDDESHKIEDVTWLAQGTIYPDVIESVSVKGPSATIKSHHNVGGLPDYMKLKIVEPLRMLFKDEVRRVGATLGIDPELLGRHPFPGPGLSIRILGDITLEKVQILQDVDKVFIDGLKSWGLYDKVWQAGAILLPVNSVGVMGDERTYEKVVALRAVESTDGMTADWVHLPYDFLMKVSNDIINKVKGVNRVVYDISSKPPATIEWE
- a CDS encoding fibrinogen-like YCDxxxxGGGW domain-containing protein; translation: MKLKLLSFLLLFSVNINYALNTFKISNNYSVIFNLPITTATLTTTVSSTYTSAQLGGNITSDGGATVTERGVVYSLTTNPTTANTKVVIGSGTGAFSQAVTGLTTSTTYYVRAYAINSQGTSYGSELSFTTAAFCGGNIIGSGYGTNPISAMALDNNWKIVTLPQGYSYSETLPYNAYVPKTSSLAPVYLDVNGYTVSGSTYYWIAPKSDASALIGGGANYNWIVQQTFNVAQSGFYDLNFSGMGDNAISFYINGVIDTTDPVKPTITGGTQIGTRFDSFTSMGTFSGVTYLNAGVNIASMVMEDWGGATTALISGSTFTCNTSYINVNPTISSISDISIVEGATPSPIAFTINDQETPLNNLTVTASSSNTALIPNSNITLQGNTGSRTLSLTPVSGQLGTSTITITLDDNSGGVVTKTFVVTMNPLVLNKYGKLVSDVLQAVNLHGEEGAGEGKNKFGKSVDKPLPKDGLTSIKAALSVLDIKQEFPSSPDGVYWITNPNINSGTPFQVYADMTTDGGGWTLLNVGGNSSTSLEVSSLTSPSSKGYLPRTTVIGLANNCTTVQLRAGNSYSSYANKTTSTDPLAIGALRSSSTVAGGSGTWHYGSLTTSIFTTDSGSWCWNNCCDPDVTGWPQMYHSNNYGSCVHWYVDTKMGRQSTSPDAWFSTWIR